In one window of Paraburkholderia phymatum STM815 DNA:
- the rarD gene encoding EamA family transporter RarD — protein sequence MNGNNQKEEGAGYGALLLALCWWGLMPLYYWYLKEVSAPEMLAHRVFWSFAVLSAAIALKPALRQQMGNWRSFVLALVPAVLLSANWVVYILASVTGNALQASLGYFLNPLVSAALGIVFLNERLSGLKAVALALGLAGTFVQCYARGGVPVFAVMLTVTFSLLGLARKVWPTRNAIVSTWRETVVMMPFALGYFGYQTWHHALAFTSNGIDASVLMMMAGPLTVVPLALYAYAMPLVSLTESAVMQYVTPAVTFVLALTVFDERLTAVDLTGYGLIWCGLALATYATVRRRRLTLVVAPANAPANAAPNAAPATHGAQTMQGAQASGPGGLNVTFLSAHAPAHKKTPACAGVNRFWHSEGRPEPERRCGQSDA from the coding sequence ATGAATGGAAACAATCAAAAGGAGGAGGGCGCCGGCTACGGCGCGCTGCTCCTGGCGCTATGCTGGTGGGGCCTGATGCCGCTGTACTACTGGTATCTGAAGGAGGTGAGCGCACCGGAGATGCTCGCTCACCGCGTGTTCTGGTCGTTCGCGGTGCTGTCGGCTGCCATCGCGCTCAAGCCCGCGTTGCGGCAGCAAATGGGCAACTGGCGCTCGTTCGTGCTTGCGCTGGTGCCGGCCGTGCTGCTGTCGGCGAACTGGGTGGTATATATCCTCGCGTCGGTGACGGGCAATGCGCTGCAGGCGAGTCTCGGCTACTTCCTGAACCCGCTCGTGTCCGCGGCGCTCGGCATCGTCTTTCTGAACGAGCGGCTCAGCGGGCTGAAAGCGGTAGCGCTCGCGCTCGGACTGGCTGGCACCTTCGTCCAGTGCTACGCGCGTGGCGGCGTGCCCGTGTTCGCCGTCATGCTAACGGTCACGTTTTCGCTACTCGGCCTTGCGCGCAAGGTGTGGCCGACGCGCAATGCGATCGTCAGCACGTGGCGCGAGACAGTCGTGATGATGCCGTTCGCGCTCGGCTATTTCGGCTATCAGACGTGGCATCATGCGCTCGCGTTCACATCGAATGGCATTGACGCGTCGGTGCTGATGATGATGGCGGGGCCGCTGACGGTGGTGCCGCTTGCACTCTACGCGTATGCGATGCCGCTGGTGTCGCTGACGGAATCGGCCGTGATGCAATATGTGACGCCGGCTGTGACCTTCGTGCTGGCGCTCACGGTATTCGACGAGCGGCTCACGGCAGTCGACCTGACGGGGTACGGCCTGATCTGGTGCGGTCTCGCGCTCGCGACCTACGCGACGGTCCGGCGCCGTCGTCTGACGCTGGTCGTCGCGCCGGCAAACGCGCCGGCAAACGCGGCGCCAAACGCGGCGCCAGCGACCCACGGCGCACAAACCATGCAGGGCGCGCAAGCGTCGGGCCCCGGGGGACTGAACGTGACTTTTCTGTCTGCTCACGCACCAGCCCACAAAAAGACGCCAGCTTGCGCTGGCGTGAATAGGTTCTGGCATTCCGAGGGCCGTCCAGAACCTGAGAGACGGTGCGGACAATCTGACGCATGA
- a CDS encoding class-III pyridoxal-phosphate-dependent aminotransferase produces MKSELESGGSVERAANGAARFASVNPWWAQFLDAAGLDMTGARGDGCYIETADGRTLLDCLAGFGTANLGHAHASLLARFADALQQTSVNVFPFECAESQRLLADKLIALSGRRFGKVFFATTGAEAVESAVKFAMTSTGRPDVVAFRDAFHGLSMFSSFMTGNRFWTEALPWKPGNVHHVDAHNFAALEDMLASRKVAAVVFEPVAGSSSAQHWNAHTSARLAALCRATGTKLIADEVYCGLGRTGTWFGIDAIGMRDASAAPDMIVVSKGLTGGLVPLAAVLLGDADFDAVFGVPGKAKVQGSTFGGNRLAMHCGLIVLDLVERERLVGNAAAMGALIEARIAARFDGRVTVRGRGLALSLALDTEFAPPFGRSMSDVWLDLMDGGVLAMPNSAAPDSLRLSPPLIFGVDEVDFLIDRLDEALQP; encoded by the coding sequence TTGAAATCTGAGCTCGAGTCTGGGGGCAGCGTCGAGCGCGCGGCGAACGGGGCAGCGCGCTTCGCGTCCGTCAACCCCTGGTGGGCACAGTTTCTCGACGCAGCAGGCCTCGACATGACAGGCGCGCGTGGCGACGGCTGCTACATCGAAACGGCGGACGGCCGCACGTTGCTCGACTGTCTCGCGGGCTTCGGCACGGCGAACCTGGGCCATGCGCATGCATCGTTGCTCGCGCGTTTCGCCGACGCATTACAGCAGACGTCGGTGAACGTGTTTCCGTTCGAATGCGCGGAGTCGCAGCGCCTGCTCGCCGACAAACTGATCGCTCTTTCAGGCCGGCGTTTCGGGAAAGTGTTCTTCGCGACCACGGGCGCCGAGGCCGTCGAAAGCGCCGTGAAGTTCGCGATGACGAGCACCGGGCGGCCTGATGTCGTTGCGTTTCGCGACGCGTTCCATGGCCTGTCGATGTTTTCCTCGTTCATGACAGGCAATCGATTCTGGACGGAGGCGCTGCCATGGAAACCGGGCAACGTCCATCACGTCGACGCACATAATTTCGCCGCGCTCGAAGACATGCTGGCGAGCCGCAAGGTCGCCGCCGTCGTGTTCGAGCCTGTCGCGGGTTCGTCGTCGGCGCAGCACTGGAACGCGCACACATCGGCGCGACTCGCCGCGCTGTGCCGCGCGACGGGAACGAAGCTGATTGCCGACGAAGTCTATTGCGGGCTCGGCCGCACGGGCACCTGGTTCGGCATCGACGCGATCGGCATGCGCGATGCGTCGGCGGCGCCCGACATGATCGTCGTCTCGAAAGGCCTGACGGGCGGGCTGGTGCCGCTGGCGGCCGTGCTGCTCGGCGACGCCGACTTCGATGCCGTGTTCGGTGTGCCTGGCAAGGCGAAAGTGCAAGGCTCGACATTCGGCGGCAACCGGCTCGCGATGCACTGCGGTCTGATCGTGCTCGATCTTGTCGAAAGGGAGCGGCTCGTCGGCAACGCGGCTGCGATGGGTGCGCTGATCGAGGCGCGCATCGCGGCGCGTTTCGACGGGCGCGTGACGGTGCGTGGCAGGGGCCTTGCGCTCAGCCTCGCGCTCGACACTGAGTTCGCGCCGCCGTTCGGCAGAAGCATGTCCGACGTATGGCTCGATCTGATGGACGGTGGCGTGCTCGCCATGCCGAATTCCGCTGCACCGGATTCGCTGCGCCTGTCGCCGCCGCTGATTTTCGGCGTGGATGAAGTGGACTTTCTGATCGACCGACTCGACGAGGCGCTACAGCCATGA
- a CDS encoding iron-containing redox enzyme family protein: protein MDDIFEPQAFVLAGKCLSTSPSLIIEDDAHQYEFPASVDGEDAVPLISALRSGVKAEEVLVRYSPYERKLFDRLKELQLVRAVKPALARSGLDVLLELEDLANELLYRTLYTNVFWENCASASTCEDIPLNVIHGMIVENYHFLFRESYFDAPVLSYVANTGVRLAMNEFYAEEYGHDELLLKALNTLGVSREDLARTVPLPQTMALCNALAFWAHSDPLFFFSTLGILEGKDIKQDSFLDAAYRIGVDPVLLKPVKVHSDINLNGAHGSLTRKIFSRIPAIADSDVRRLRAQTHLFIELYDQFYTGIWEHYSTSPTLLRQLDVSGDA from the coding sequence ATGGACGACATTTTTGAACCACAGGCGTTTGTGCTGGCGGGAAAGTGTCTCAGCACGTCGCCTTCGCTCATCATCGAAGACGACGCGCATCAGTATGAATTTCCGGCATCGGTCGACGGTGAAGACGCTGTGCCTCTCATCAGCGCGCTGCGCTCCGGTGTGAAGGCGGAGGAGGTGTTGGTCCGCTACTCGCCGTACGAACGAAAACTGTTCGACCGTCTGAAGGAACTGCAACTGGTGCGCGCGGTAAAGCCCGCGCTGGCGCGCAGCGGCCTCGACGTGCTGCTCGAACTCGAAGATCTCGCCAACGAACTGCTATACCGCACGCTTTATACAAACGTGTTCTGGGAAAACTGCGCGTCCGCGAGCACGTGCGAAGACATTCCCCTCAACGTGATCCACGGCATGATCGTGGAGAACTACCATTTCCTGTTTCGCGAAAGCTACTTCGACGCGCCGGTGCTGTCGTACGTCGCCAATACGGGCGTGCGGCTCGCAATGAACGAGTTCTACGCGGAAGAGTACGGTCACGATGAACTGCTGCTCAAGGCGCTGAACACGCTGGGCGTGTCGCGCGAAGATCTGGCGCGCACGGTGCCGCTGCCGCAAACGATGGCGCTGTGCAATGCGCTCGCCTTCTGGGCGCATAGCGATCCGCTGTTCTTCTTTTCGACGCTCGGCATTCTCGAAGGCAAGGACATCAAGCAGGATTCCTTCCTCGATGCCGCCTATCGGATCGGCGTCGATCCCGTGCTGCTCAAGCCTGTGAAAGTGCATTCCGACATCAACTTGAATGGCGCACACGGCAGCCTCACGCGCAAGATCTTTTCGCGCATTCCCGCCATCGCCGATTCGGACGTGCGCCGTCTGCGCGCACAGACGCATCTGTTCATCGAACTCTACGACCAGTTCTACACGGGCATCTGGGAACATTATTCGACGTCGCCGACGCTGTTGCGTCAGCTCGACGTCAGCGGAGACGCATGA
- a CDS encoding tellurite resistance TerB family protein: MTSSSGSYDDEPLVSISMAGASADAYRISPAHSGARSDTRSPARATARWVAPGETVDIHGLDVSGGLFYTGDVQRSHADSIEACVIDARFDVAREGANPSAGLGSVALSYDGFTPEQRRTYLEWLASDRRKSDINTGYLFFYLYGLERRVLVDGAAGKVGADEFNAIGKELRRLINLDANYGWQKHVRALIDALSLMASRHTRMYLQAAPDGLATGYQVPLNVRVAFGQAALDQHPLPADWALAWVKLDPMMVRRTAVARCPEEFDRVFTRQYRDRFGDGMLLPANRTKLDASPQPSFRALKNVPTPGFLVGLPDIAAVNGTRNKLQLLMHESAAALDAYSRYLGRYPEAQGTLEATLTLPPTMWPQATHDAIDALAAEITGATAVSTFGALLARFKSGGKMTRDKAVVFTTALAEAGIAVEPDVRLGARTPKPTDAVALFAVEPGADPLAIDDAYDVATIIVDLAATVARADGDATQRETAVIEWQIDQWPHLSDEQRKRLKARNLVQLAQPTASAGLKKKLLPLSEDVKATIASFLVHTANADGAVSRDEVRLLEKVYRMLGIDPQRLYTDLHQHASGAPATPAHGGATPSKKHADAPRAAAPKHAFVLDATRIAALKEETARVSSMLADVFVEDAHAAHTLHALHTSQASPHVVAAQWNAPDRAREQHVLAALADTTPTARGDKPTSAPEAPETPQASHANEAPLLGLDDAHSSFLRLLVTRASWSRAELTDAASHLELMLDGAIEQVNEASLDRWDEPLTDGDDPVEINQEVVQRLAA, translated from the coding sequence ATGACAAGTTCTTCCGGCTCATACGACGACGAGCCGTTGGTATCGATAAGCATGGCGGGCGCTTCCGCCGACGCCTACCGCATCAGCCCCGCGCACTCTGGCGCGCGGTCCGATACGCGTTCGCCAGCACGTGCGACCGCACGTTGGGTCGCGCCTGGCGAAACCGTCGACATTCATGGCCTCGACGTGTCGGGAGGCTTGTTCTATACGGGCGACGTGCAGCGCTCGCATGCCGATTCGATCGAAGCCTGCGTGATCGACGCCCGCTTCGACGTCGCACGAGAGGGCGCAAATCCGTCGGCGGGATTGGGCAGCGTGGCGCTCAGCTATGACGGATTCACGCCTGAGCAGCGTCGCACGTATCTCGAATGGCTCGCGTCCGACCGGAGAAAATCGGACATCAACACCGGCTATCTGTTTTTCTATCTGTACGGCCTGGAGCGGCGGGTACTCGTAGACGGCGCGGCGGGCAAGGTCGGCGCCGACGAATTCAATGCGATCGGGAAGGAACTGCGCCGCCTCATCAATCTCGATGCGAACTACGGCTGGCAAAAGCACGTGCGCGCACTGATCGACGCGCTGTCGCTGATGGCATCGCGGCACACGCGCATGTACCTGCAAGCCGCGCCCGACGGGCTCGCGACGGGTTATCAGGTGCCGCTGAACGTGCGCGTCGCGTTCGGCCAGGCGGCGCTCGACCAGCATCCGCTGCCCGCCGACTGGGCGCTCGCATGGGTCAAGCTCGATCCGATGATGGTGCGGCGCACGGCCGTGGCGCGATGTCCGGAGGAATTCGACCGGGTGTTCACGCGGCAGTATCGCGACCGGTTCGGCGACGGCATGCTGCTTCCCGCGAACCGCACGAAGCTCGATGCTTCGCCGCAACCGTCGTTCCGCGCGCTGAAGAACGTACCCACGCCGGGCTTTCTGGTCGGCTTGCCCGATATCGCCGCTGTCAACGGCACCCGCAACAAGCTGCAACTGCTGATGCACGAAAGCGCTGCCGCGCTCGATGCGTATAGCCGCTATCTCGGCCGCTATCCCGAGGCGCAGGGCACGCTCGAAGCGACGCTGACGCTGCCGCCCACGATGTGGCCGCAGGCGACCCACGACGCGATCGATGCGCTCGCCGCCGAAATCACGGGCGCGACTGCTGTCAGCACCTTCGGTGCGCTGCTGGCGCGCTTCAAGTCGGGCGGCAAGATGACGCGCGACAAGGCGGTCGTGTTCACGACGGCGCTCGCGGAAGCAGGCATTGCCGTCGAGCCGGACGTGCGCCTCGGCGCGCGCACGCCGAAGCCGACGGACGCGGTCGCGCTGTTCGCCGTCGAGCCGGGCGCCGATCCGCTTGCCATCGACGACGCATACGACGTCGCGACGATCATCGTCGATCTGGCCGCGACCGTTGCGCGCGCGGATGGCGACGCGACGCAGCGCGAGACGGCTGTGATCGAATGGCAGATCGACCAGTGGCCGCATCTGTCGGACGAACAGCGCAAGCGCCTGAAAGCGCGCAACCTCGTGCAACTCGCGCAGCCGACGGCAAGCGCGGGGCTGAAGAAGAAGCTCTTGCCGCTGTCGGAGGACGTGAAGGCGACGATCGCGTCGTTCCTCGTGCATACGGCGAACGCCGACGGTGCCGTGTCGCGCGACGAAGTGCGCCTGCTCGAAAAGGTGTACCGGATGCTCGGCATCGATCCGCAGCGGCTGTACACCGATCTGCATCAGCATGCGAGCGGTGCGCCTGCCACGCCGGCGCATGGGGGCGCGACGCCGTCGAAAAAACATGCCGACGCGCCCCGGGCAGCCGCCCCGAAGCACGCGTTCGTGCTCGATGCCACGCGGATCGCCGCGCTCAAGGAAGAGACGGCACGTGTCTCGTCGATGCTGGCCGATGTGTTCGTCGAGGACGCGCATGCGGCACATACGTTACATGCGTTACATACGTCACAGGCAAGCCCGCACGTTGTCGCCGCGCAGTGGAATGCGCCGGATCGCGCCAGGGAACAGCACGTGCTTGCAGCACTTGCAGACACGACGCCAACGGCACGCGGCGATAAACCGACGTCCGCACCCGAAGCGCCGGAAACACCGCAAGCATCTCACGCAAACGAAGCGCCGTTGCTGGGTCTCGACGACGCGCACTCGTCGTTCCTGCGTCTGCTCGTCACCCGCGCATCGTGGTCGCGCGCCGAACTCACCGATGCGGCGTCGCATCTCGAACTGATGCTCGACGGCGCAATCGAACAGGTGAACGAGGCGTCGCTCGACCGTTGGGACGAGCCGCTCACGGACGGAGACGATCCCGTCGAAATCAATCAGGAAGTCGTACAAAGGTTGGCTGCATGA
- a CDS encoding heme oxygenase-like domain-containing protein, translating to MMQVTTAADLFAAPRFRSGVQLTEEDDGLTVDYREQSCSVIAGKRGALGAFVESLRRGDTSIPELKRRHTELAPEIDGLIEEFDRLGLLTESAFPEPQGCLSGEEFYHRLRTFASETIAAKSKSRLYQGLCDRTLPKSALIGYALEYFYIVREAPGLIAPALTHAAPVKVQKLLQGFLASELNHDDMLRQSLRAVSIRTDNLDGLVPLPATFALCASLGVYARQHPLSFKSLLFLFEQPSVSFHIELANYCREKGIPEGFWRPIARHASINDEFDHEDISLSLLSEIEAVSPEEQMTVKKHVMLAIETMVLQENQILDFYGKQPVVTPRIFA from the coding sequence ATGATGCAAGTCACGACAGCCGCCGATCTTTTCGCCGCGCCGCGCTTTCGCTCCGGCGTGCAGCTGACCGAGGAAGACGATGGCCTGACCGTCGACTATCGCGAGCAGTCGTGCTCGGTGATCGCCGGCAAGCGCGGCGCGCTCGGAGCGTTCGTCGAATCGCTCAGACGCGGCGACACGTCGATTCCCGAACTCAAGCGCCGACATACCGAACTCGCGCCGGAAATCGACGGGCTGATCGAGGAGTTCGACAGGCTCGGCCTGTTGACGGAAAGCGCGTTTCCCGAGCCGCAGGGGTGTCTGTCCGGCGAGGAGTTCTATCACCGGCTCAGGACCTTCGCCTCGGAGACGATTGCCGCGAAGTCGAAATCACGGCTCTATCAGGGGCTGTGCGACCGCACGCTGCCGAAGAGCGCGCTGATCGGCTATGCGCTCGAATACTTCTATATCGTGCGCGAGGCGCCGGGGCTGATCGCCCCCGCGCTCACGCACGCCGCGCCTGTCAAGGTGCAGAAGTTGCTGCAAGGCTTTCTCGCCTCCGAACTGAATCACGACGACATGCTGCGGCAGTCCCTGCGCGCCGTCTCGATTCGCACCGACAATCTCGACGGTCTGGTGCCGCTGCCCGCCACGTTCGCGCTGTGCGCATCGTTGGGCGTGTATGCGCGCCAGCATCCGTTGAGCTTTAAGTCGCTGCTGTTCCTGTTCGAGCAGCCGAGCGTCAGCTTTCATATCGAACTGGCGAACTATTGCCGGGAGAAGGGCATCCCCGAGGGCTTTTGGCGCCCGATCGCCCGTCACGCGTCGATCAACGACGAGTTCGATCACGAAGACATCTCGCTCAGCCTGTTATCCGAAATCGAAGCCGTGTCGCCGGAAGAGCAGATGACGGTCAAGAAGCACGTGATGCTCGCCATCGAAACCATGGTGCTGCAGGAAAACCAGATTCTCGATTTCTACGGCAAGCAGCCCGTCGTCACACCGCGCATCTTTGCCTGA